The genomic DNA GCTTTCGAGCCAGACGACGTGGGATTCCAGATCGCGGGCGTTGCGAATGTTGCGGGCCTCGGTGCGGGACAGGCGGGACTCGTCGGTCATGGGGGCCCTTTCGGCTGTTCATCTCAAGATAGGGGGCCAAGCGACGGTTGCAAATGACAGGGCCGTGGGCTGGCCGTTCCGGCCCGCGTGGAGGTTTTGCACCTCCACACCTCCGCAAAGTATTTTCAACCAGAAGAAGGGGGGCGTCAGGTCAGACGTTTCGCCTAGCGGGGACCGGGGTGGCGGCGGGTGGTGCCCATGGCCTGAGAGGCGGCCTGTGCACCGGTGTTGCCCTAGTCGGTTCCGATGGTGACGTAAGTGCAACCAAGCGACTTGGCGTGGTCTTCGACCGGCGGGATCATGGGGCGCCTGACGCCGCGGCCGCGCCAGTCCGGCGCGACATAGATGTGGTGTAGATCAAGGCCGCGCCGGTCGTGCGCGGTGGGCAGCATCAGGGCGTCGGACATCCGGACGAGGTCCGCGATGTTTGCAGGCGCCACCGGGCGGGCGTCAAAATCCGACGTCGCCACCGGGGCCGCCGTCCTGCTGCCAGGGCTTCACGAGGTTGCCGAAGCGGGTAAAGCGGCCTTCGAACGACAGTTCCACCGTGCCGATGGGGCCATGGCGCTGCTTGCCGATGACGACCTCGGCCTTGCCGCGCAGGCGCTCCATTTCCTCCTGCCAGATGGCGATCTTGTCCATCTCGTGATCACCCGGTTTTTCGCGTTCCTTGTAGTATTCCTCGCGGAACACGAACATCACGACGTCGGCGTCCTGCTCGATCGAGCCGGATTCGCGCAGGTCGGACAGTTGTGGGCGCTTGTCCTCGCGGTTTTCGACCTGACGGGACAGCTGCGACAGCGCGATGACCGGGATCATCAACTCCTTGGCGATGGCCTTGAGGCCCATCGTGATTTCGGAGATTTCATTCACGCGGTTTTCACTGCGTCCGGTGCCGCGGACCAGTTGCAGGTAGTCCACCACCAGCACGTCGAGGCCATGGGTCCGTTTCAACCGGCGCGCCCGTGCGGCAAGCTGGGAAATAGGCAGGGCGGGGGTGTCGTCGATGAAGAGCGGGCAGGATTCGAGCTGCTTGGCGGCGTCCACGAAACGGCGGAACTCCACCTCTGTCATGTCGCCGCGGCGGATCTGTTCGGATGGCACCTCGGCGGCTTCCGACAGGATCCGGGCGGCGAGCTGTTCGGCGGACATTTCGAGCGAGTAGAAGCCCACGACGCCGCCGTTGACCGCCCCTTCGGTGCCGTCATGCAAGGTGCCCTTCTTGTAGGCCTTGGCGATGTTGTAGGCGATGTTGGTCGCCAGCGAGGTCTTGCCCATGGACGGGCGGCCCGCAAGAATTAGAAGGTCGGACTTGTGCAACCCGCCCAGCTTTTTATCCAGATCGACAAGACCGGTTGACACGCCGGCCAGCCCCCCGTCGCGCTGGTACGCAGCGTTGGCCACGTTCACCGCGTCGGTCACGGCCCGCAGGAAGGATTGAAAGCCGCTTTCCGAGGTGCCGCTTTCGGCCAGCGCGTAAAGCGCCTGTTCCGCCTCGACGATCTGATCCTTGGGCTCAGACGCCACATCGACCTTGGACGCCTTGGACGAAATGGTTTGCCCCACCTGAATCAGCTGACGCCGGATCGCGAGGTCGTAGATCATCTGCGCGTAGTCCCGCGCGGCAAAGGCCGAGGTGGCAGAGGCCGCAAGCCGCACGAGGTAGGCACCGCCGCCAAGTTCCTGCAGGCCCTCGTCATCCTCCATGTAGGATTTCAGCGTGACGGGACTGGCCAGCGCATTCTTGGACAGGCGCGCCGCGGCGCAGTCGAAGATGCGGGCGTGGACGGGATCGTAGAAATGCTGGGGGCCGACGACGCTCGCGATGCGGTCGAAGATGTCGTTGTTGGTCAGGATCGCGCCCAGCAACTGTTGTTCCGCCTCGATCGAATGCGGCATCGTGTCGACGCTCGCCTCGGCTGTGCCGGTCGCGTTGAAAATGCTGATTTCATTCATCGGATGCCTGTCCCCTCGGTCGGTTGCCACTGTGCGCGTGGTTTGCACCGGTCATAAACCAGCGGTGGCGCGGACCCAAATTGTATATTTCTGTGGATAGGTCGCCCTGCGCACATCTAGCACAAGATGGGCCAGATCGCTACCGCCGGCGTCCAGATCTGGTATTCTATGACCCGGCGGAATTTGGCCGGACTGTCGTCAGACCATCACGCCCGGTGTCCAGCCCTTGGGGTTACGCAGGTAGGCTTCGACCGCATCCAGCGTGGCGCTGTCAAAGGACTGACGCGACCGGGCCACCTCCAGCACATCCCACCAGGTGCACAGGTGCAGCAGCTGCACGCCGTGGTCCGACAGCCGTTCTTCCACACCCTCGAAGATGCCGTAGAAGAAGATCACGGCCGTGGCGGCGCAACTGGCCCCCGTATCGCGAATCGCATCGACGAAGGACAGCTTGGACCCGCCGTCGGTCGTCAGATCCTCGACCAGCAACACGCGCTGGCCTTCGGTCATGACACCCTCGATGCGGGCGTTGCGACCGTAGCCCTTGGGCTTCTTGCGCACGTAGGTCATCGGCAGCGCCATGCGCTCGGCCACGAGGGCGGCAAAGGGGATGCCGGCCGTCTCGCCACCGGCGACGTTGTCAAAGGCTTCGAAGCCAACTTCGCGCATGATCGTCACGGTCAGAAAATCCATCAGGGTGGCCCGGATGCGCGGGTAGGAGATCAGCTTGCGGCAGTCCACATAGGTCGGCGCCTGCTTGCCCGAGGCATGGGTGAAGGGCGTCGTGGTGTTGAAATCGACGGCCCCGATTTCCAGCAGCATCCCGGCGGTCAGGCGGGCGATTTCATCCTTGGCGGGAAAGCCGGTGGGGATCATCTGGAAAACCTTTCGTGCGGGAGGGCAGGGATGTTTCGTGGAAAAAGCGTCAGGACACGCGCCAGTGCAGCGGGAACCCGGGGTCAAAAACCGTCACCGGACCGTCGCCCGTGTCGATCTGCGCCGGATAGGTGACGGGATCGCCCTTTGTCAGGGTGATCGTGCCTTCGTTCGGCTTCATCCGGTAGAAGGCAGGGCCGTTCAGCGATGTGAAGGCTTCCAGCTGACGCAGGCTGCCCGCAGCCTCGAAGACCTCTGCCAGACAGGACATCGTGTTGGTCGCGGTAAAGATGCCGGCGCAGCCGCAGGCCTGCAATTTGCCCGCATCCGTATGGGGCGCCGAATCGGTGCCGAGAAAGAAGCGCTTGTCGCCGGACACGGCCGCCTGCACAAGGGCGATGCGGTGCGCCTCGCGCTTGGCGACGGGCAGGCAATAGAAATGCGGTTTGATGCCGCCAGCCAGAATGTGGTTGCGGTTGATGATCAGGTGATGCGTGGTGATGGTCGCGGCCAGATTTTTGGCCGTGTCACGCACGTAGTCGACAGCATCCTGCGTGGTCACATGCTCCATCACGATACGCAGATCGGGGTTCTTCTTGCGCATCGGTTTGAGCATCTTGTCGATGAACACCGCCTCGCGGTCGAAGATATCGACGCTGCCGTCCGTCACTTCGCCGTGCACGCAGAGCGGCAGGCCGATTTCGGCCATGCGGTCCAGCACCGGGCGCACGCGGTCAAAATCGCGCACGCCGCTGGCGGAATTAGTCGTGGCCCCTGCGGGATAAAGCTTGACCGCCGTGATGAGGCCCGCCGCGTGTGCCGCGGCGACATCGTCAGGATCGGTGTCCTCGGTCAGATAAAGCGTCATCAGCGGCGTGAAATCCGCCCCCGCGGGCAGGGCCGCCATGATGCGCGCACGGTAGGCCTCGGCCTGCGCGCCGGTCACGACGGGCGGCACGAGGTTGGGCATCACAATGGCGCGCGCGAAATGGCGGGCGGTTTCCGGCAACACGGCCTGCAACATCGCGCCATCGCGCAGATGCAGGTGCCAGTCGTCGGGGCGGCGCAGGGTCAGTTCTGTGATCTTTTGGTCAGTCATGCAGATCCATTACACGCGATCCGGCGCGCTGACCAGTGACACCGCCTCAGGCGCGGGCGGCATCCTGCATGTCGTCGTCCGGGGCGTCAGACTGCGGCACGGCGTATCCCAATTCCCGCAGCTGTGTCTCGAAATAGGTGTCACGACCGCGCTTCAGCACCGCACGGCAGGCCAGTGCGGCCAGTGCGTCATGGCCGCGGTCGCGGGCGCGCCGCACCAGACCCTTGAGATAGGCGCCGAAGGTCTTGCGGGCTGACAGGGCGTTGATGAACCGTTGGGGTGTCAGATCGCCCGCCATGGCGTGACGCAGCAGCGGGTCGAGCGCGCCGAGGCTGTCGAACGTGATGTTCAGCCGCCCGCCGATCCCGCTGATTCGCAGCATCTGGACATTGGACCGGGTGAAGAGGCTGGCGTGCATCGCATCCAGCCGCTGCTGCGGCGAATAGACGATCCAGACCTGACTTGCCGCATCGATCATGTCCGGCGCATAGGCATAGCGGTTGGTGAAGTTCAGCCGCCGCTGGCTCATGTAGCGGGTGTCCCAGCCGGTGACGGAGGGGTCCAGCGTCGCCTGCGGCCGCAGGGCCAGCACCCGCGCGCCGGGGGCCGCGACGCTATAGGCCGCAGCGGCGTATCCGCCGGCCCCGGTGCCATAGAACAGCACGCTCTCGAAATCCTCGAAAAAGCCGTCGTCGATCAGCCGGTCGAAATGGCGATAGATCGCGGGATCGCGGAACCAGCTTTCGGCCTTGCCGATGATGGCCAGATGCGACCACCCCTCGCGCCGGGCAAAGGCAAAGCCGCGGGGGGCGGCGTCCGGCAGGCCCCGGACCTCGACCGCGTTCTCGAAGGTGACCAGCAGCTTGGGTCCCGCATCTAGAAACGTCGCCATGTGATCGCGGCCCAGCGGCGTGAATGATCCGTGCTCCTCGACCAGCACTTCCAGGGCCGCCAGCCACTCATCGGGTTCCAGCCCTTTCAGCTCGGTCGTGAAGTGCAACGCATGGTCCGTCATTTCGGCTCTCCTGTCGTGGCGCGGCCTGACCCACGTCTGGCCTCAAAGGTGCGGGACCAATGCGGCAGAATTGGGCAGGGGGCGGGTTTCTTTTGCGGCCCCACCCCCGGGCCGGTCCTGCGCAAGGCTATGACCTTCGGGCCGGACAGACAACGTCCGCCTTGACGCCGCGGCTGGGCAGTGCAGGTTGAACGCCAGTGCGACCGGGGGGACAAAGCCATGACATTCGACAGCATCGACGCCGTGCAGACGGCACTGGCGGCGGAAAACTACATTTGCCCGCGCCCGTTGGCCACGGTGGTCTTTCTGGCGCTCAAGCTCGGTCGCCCCCTGTTCCTCGAAGGCGAAGCGGGCACCGGCAAGACCGAAATCGCCAAGGCGCTGTCGGCAGCACTCGGTCGCCGCCTCATTCGCCTGCAGTGCTACGAAGGGCTCGACAGCGCCTCTGCCGTCTACGAATGGAACTTCGCCGAACAGATGATCGCGATCCGCACGGCAGAGGCCACGGGCGGCACCGACCGCAAGGCGCTGAAATCCGAACTCTTCACCGAAGAATATCTGATCGAACGCCCGCTGCTGCAGGCCATGCGCCCGCAACCCGGCGGCGCGCCGGTCCTGCTGATCGACGAACTTGACCGCACCGACGCCCCGTTCGAGGCTTTCCTGCTCGAAGCGCTGTCGGACTTTCAGGTGACCATCCCCGAACTTGGCACGATCAAGGCGCCTACGCCGCCCATCGTGATCCTGACCTCGAACCGCACCCGCGAAGTCCACGACGCCCTCAAACGCCGCTGCCTCTACCACTGGGTCGACTATCCCGACTTCGACCGCGAACTCGACATCCTGCACGCCCGCGCGCCGGAAGCGGCCGAGACCCTCAGCCGCGAGGTCGTCGCTTTCGTCCAGCGCCTGCGCACCGAGGATCTGTTCAAGAAGCCGGGTGTTGCCGAAACCATTGACTGGGCGAAATGCCTGCTCGCCCTCGACGTCATCGACCTGTCGCCCGCCGTCATCGCCGATACGCTGGGCGCAATCCTGAAATACCAGGACGATATTCAAAAGATCGAAGGCTCCAAGGCCAAGCAGATCCTCGAAGACGCCCGCGCCGCGATCCCCGCATGACGCGCACCCGTCCTCTCTGTTTTCCAAATATCCTCGGGGGGAGGGCGCAGCCCGGGGGGCAGACAGCCCCCCTGCGACGCGCGTCATGGTAGAGCTCGCTGACCTCGCGCTTCCTGACAATCCCAAGCTCGCCAACAATATCGCGCACTTCGCGCGTGCCTTGCGCCGTGCGGGCCTGCCGATCGGACCGGGCCGCGTGGTCGACGCGATCCGCGCGGTCGAGGCCGCAGGCTTTACCGAACGCCGCGACTTCTACTGGACCCTGCACGCCTGCTTCGTGTCCAAGCGCGAGGAATCAACCGTCTTCGCGCAGCTCTTCCGCCTCTACTGGCGCGATCCGCGCTACCTCGAACAGATGATGTCCTTCATGTCCCCGATGGTGCGCGGCGTGGCCGAAGAACGCACCGCTCAGGCCGCCGAAAAACGCGCGGCAGAGGCGCTGCTGGACGGGCAGGAGCGGGACACGCCGGAACAGGAGGAGCCAAAAGAGGACGAAATGCTCCTCGATATCGACGCAAGCCAGACGATCAGCGCGCAGGAACGCCTGCGCACTTTGGATTTCGAACAGATGAGCCTGTCGGAGATGCACGCCGCCCGCCGCATCCTCGCGCAGATGTCGCTGCCGGTGAAGCCCTTGCGGTCGCGCCGCACGCAAGCCTTGCCGGGCCGCATGCCCGACTGGCGCGGCACGCAGGCCGCCGCGATGCGCCGGGGCGGCGAGATCATCGACTTCGCCACCAAGCGTCGCCGCATCCGCTATCCGAACCTTGTGGTGCTCTGCGACATCTCGGGCAGCATGTCGCAATACTCCCGCGCCGTGCTTCATTTCGTCCACGGTGTCGCCAATGCGCAAGGACAGGACTGGGCGCAGGTCCACGCCTTCACCTTCGGCACGCGGCTGACGAACATCACGCGCCATCTGCGCACCCGCGACGTCGACGCGGCGCTGAAGGCGGCAGGGGCCGAGGCCCAGGACTGGGAAGGCGGCACCCGCATCGCCGCCTGCCTGCACGATTTCAACCGCGACTGGTCGCGCCGGGTCATGGGGCAGGGGGCGGTGGTGCTGCTCATCACCGACGGCCTCGACCGCGATCCCGCCGCGGATCTGGGGCGCGAAATGCAGCGCCTCGCGCTGTCCGCGCGCCAGTTGATCTGGCTCAATCCCCTGCTGCGCTGGGATGGCTTCGCCCCCAAGGCGCGCGGCATCGCCGCCATGCTGCCCCATGTCACCAGCTTTCGCGCCGGGCACAACATCGCGTCCCTCGCCGGGCTGGCAGAGGCCCTGTCCCGGCCTCAGGACGGCGGCGAGAAATCGCGCCTGATGGCCGCGCTGCGCGACGCGACACAGGAACCCGACCCCAGCCCCTTTGCGTTCACCCGCGCCACCAACACCCAGACCTGAAGGCCACCCCATGACCGATCATCTTTTGCAAACTGCCCTTGACTGGCACCGCGCGGGCCGCCGCGTGGCCGTCGCTACGGTAATCGAAACCTGGGGATCCGCCCCGCGCGGGACCGGATCGCTGCTGGTCATCGACGATGAGGGCCGGATGGAAGGCTCCGTCTCGGGCGGCTGCGTCGAAGGTGCCGTCATCATGGAAGCGCTGGACGCCATCCCGACGGGTGCTGTCCGCCTGCTGGACTACGGCGTCAGCGACGACGAGGCCTTTGCCGTGGGCCTGGCCTGCGGCGGGCGTATCCGGGTGCTGGTCGAACCGGTGGGCGGGGCCATGCCGCTACACCTGCTGGAACAGCTTGTCGCCGCGATTACTGCGCGCGATCCGGTCGCCTATGTGATCGATCTGGACGCGCAGGCCCGCAAGCTGGCGAATCCCGCCGATTATCCCGACCGGTTCCGGCTGGACCGGTCGGGGGTCGAGGCGGACGGCCATACCTTCGTCGCGATCCACAACCCGCCGCTGCGGATGATCGTCGTCGGCGCGGTGCATATCGCGCAGGCGCTGCTGCCGATGGCCCGCGCCTGCGGTTTCGATCCCGTGCTGATCGACCCGCGCGGCGCCTTCGGCTCTGCCGAACGCTTTCCGGGCGAGACGATTCTGGAAGACTGGCCGGATGAGGCGATGGCGCAGCTAGCCCCCGACACCCGCACCGCTGTCGTGACCCTGACCCATGACCCCAAGCTTGACGATCCGGCGATTCAGCAGACGCTGCGGTCAAAGGCCTTCTACCTTGGCTGCCTGGGGTCCACCCGCACCCATGCCAAGCGTGTGTCGCGCCTGACCGAAGCCGGCTTCACCGACGCCGATATCGCCCGCATCCACGCGCCTGTCGGCCTCGATGTCGGCGGACGCGCACCGGCCGAGATCGCGGTCAGCATCATGGCCCAGATCATCGCCACCTTGCGAAAATCCGCATGAAGTTCGGTGCGGTGCCGCTGGCCGACGCGCTCGGCGCCATCCTCGCCCACCGCGAGGTGTTGCCGGGCGGCACGCTTGCGAAAGGTCATGCGCTGACCGCCCATGACCTGTCGTCTCTGGCGGACGCGGGGCTGTCTCATGTCACCGTGGCCCGGCTGGATCCCGGCGACGTGGACGAGGATGCCGCCGCCACCCGCCTTGCGCGCGCACTGGTCGGTGACGCGCCGGGCCTGCGGCTCAGCGTCGCGGCAACCGGTCGCGTCAACGTGATTGCAGATGTGCCGGGCCTTGCCGCACTGGACGCTAGCGCGCTTCATGCGGTCAACCTGACCCACCCGATGATCACGGTCGCGACCGTGCCGGACCTGCACCGGATGGAACCGGGCGGACTGGTGGCGACGATCAAGATCATCGCCTACGCGGTCGCGGGCCGCGACCTTGATGCGGCCGTCGCGGCAGGCCGCGGTGCCGTGGCCCTGCACCGGCCCGTCATCGACCGGGTGGCGCTGATCGAGACGCGCATTGGCCGCGATCTGGGCGACAAGGGGATGCGATCCCTGGCCCTGCGCCTCGACCGGTTAGGCGTGGCTTTCACGGGCCGCACCCGCGTGAAGCACGAGCCACAAGCCATTGCGGACGCTTTGAAATCGACCGATGCGCCGCTGTTGTGCATCCTCACCGGCTCCGCCACGTCTGACATCCGCGACACGGCCCCCGCGGCGGTGCGTCTGGCCGGCGGCACGGTGACGCACTTCGGCATGCCGGTCGATCCCGGCAACCTGCTGTTCTTGGGCGATTTGCAGGGTCGTCCGGTGGTCGGCCTGCCCGGCTGCGCCAGATCGCCCGCACTGAATGGCGCGGATTGGGTGCTGGAACGCCTGCTCTGCGGCCTCACCGTCACGCCGGCCACGATCGCGGCCATGGGCGTCGGCGGCCTGCTCAAGGAAATCCCCTCGCGCCCGCGCCCCCGGCAAAGTGCGGATTGACGCACTGCGGCGTGGCGATCCGTGCAGGTGCAGCACGATTCTTGTCTTCCCAGGCCCAGAGCCGCGTGTTTAACATCGCACCAACGCGGGTCGAGCAGGAGGACGACGATGAAAGTTTCGATGAGAGTGAACGGGCGTGCGGTGTCTGGCGATGTTGAGGGCCGGACGTTGCTGGTGGATTTCCTGCGTCAGGATCTGCATCTGACGGGGACGCATGTGGGGTGCGACACGTCGCAGTGCGGGGCGTGCACGGTGCATGTGGACGGGTTGCAGGTGAAGGCCTGCAGCATGTTCGCGGTGGAGGCGGACGGGGCGGAGGTGGCCACGATCGAGGGGGTGGCTGCGGCTGACGGGACGCTGTCTGCGATCCAGCAGGCGTTCCAGGATCACCACGGGTTGCAGTGCGGGTTCTGCACGCCGGGGATGGTGATGGCGGCGGCAAGCCTGCTGAAGGAGAACCCCAGGCCCAGCGAGGCGGAGGTGCGGCACCACCTGGAGGGCAACATCTGCCGCTGCACGGGCTACCATAACATCGTGAAGGCGATCATGGCGGCGTCGGGGCAGGAGATGCCGGCG from Loktanella sp. M215 includes the following:
- a CDS encoding XdhC family protein, translating into MTDHLLQTALDWHRAGRRVAVATVIETWGSAPRGTGSLLVIDDEGRMEGSVSGGCVEGAVIMEALDAIPTGAVRLLDYGVSDDEAFAVGLACGGRIRVLVEPVGGAMPLHLLEQLVAAITARDPVAYVIDLDAQARKLANPADYPDRFRLDRSGVEADGHTFVAIHNPPLRMIVVGAVHIAQALLPMARACGFDPVLIDPRGAFGSAERFPGETILEDWPDEAMAQLAPDTRTAVVTLTHDPKLDDPAIQQTLRSKAFYLGCLGSTRTHAKRVSRLTEAGFTDADIARIHAPVGLDVGGRAPAEIAVSIMAQIIATLRKSA
- a CDS encoding molybdopterin-binding protein, whose product is MKFGAVPLADALGAILAHREVLPGGTLAKGHALTAHDLSSLADAGLSHVTVARLDPGDVDEDAAATRLARALVGDAPGLRLSVAATGRVNVIADVPGLAALDASALHAVNLTHPMITVATVPDLHRMEPGGLVATIKIIAYAVAGRDLDAAVAAGRGAVALHRPVIDRVALIETRIGRDLGDKGMRSLALRLDRLGVAFTGRTRVKHEPQAIADALKSTDAPLLCILTGSATSDIRDTAPAAVRLAGGTVTHFGMPVDPGNLLFLGDLQGRPVVGLPGCARSPALNGADWVLERLLCGLTVTPATIAAMGVGGLLKEIPSRPRPRQSAD
- a CDS encoding replicative DNA helicase; this translates as MNEISIFNATGTAEASVDTMPHSIEAEQQLLGAILTNNDIFDRIASVVGPQHFYDPVHARIFDCAAARLSKNALASPVTLKSYMEDDEGLQELGGGAYLVRLAASATSAFAARDYAQMIYDLAIRRQLIQVGQTISSKASKVDVASEPKDQIVEAEQALYALAESGTSESGFQSFLRAVTDAVNVANAAYQRDGGLAGVSTGLVDLDKKLGGLHKSDLLILAGRPSMGKTSLATNIAYNIAKAYKKGTLHDGTEGAVNGGVVGFYSLEMSAEQLAARILSEAAEVPSEQIRRGDMTEVEFRRFVDAAKQLESCPLFIDDTPALPISQLAARARRLKRTHGLDVLVVDYLQLVRGTGRSENRVNEISEITMGLKAIAKELMIPVIALSQLSRQVENREDKRPQLSDLRESGSIEQDADVVMFVFREEYYKEREKPGDHEMDKIAIWQEEMERLRGKAEVVIGKQRHGPIGTVELSFEGRFTRFGNLVKPWQQDGGPGGDVGF
- a CDS encoding GNAT family N-acetyltransferase, producing MATSDFDARPVAPANIADLVRMSDALMLPTAHDRRGLDLHHIYVAPDWRGRGVRRPMIPPVEDHAKSLGCTYVTIGTD
- a CDS encoding (2Fe-2S)-binding protein; this translates as MKVSMRVNGRAVSGDVEGRTLLVDFLRQDLHLTGTHVGCDTSQCGACTVHVDGLQVKACSMFAVEADGAEVATIEGVAAADGTLSAIQQAFQDHHGLQCGFCTPGMVMAAASLLKENPRPSEAEVRHHLEGNICRCTGYHNIVKAIMAASGQEMPALAAE
- a CDS encoding orotate phosphoribosyltransferase gives rise to the protein MIPTGFPAKDEIARLTAGMLLEIGAVDFNTTTPFTHASGKQAPTYVDCRKLISYPRIRATLMDFLTVTIMREVGFEAFDNVAGGETAGIPFAALVAERMALPMTYVRKKPKGYGRNARIEGVMTEGQRVLLVEDLTTDGGSKLSFVDAIRDTGASCAATAVIFFYGIFEGVEERLSDHGVQLLHLCTWWDVLEVARSRQSFDSATLDAVEAYLRNPKGWTPGVMV
- the pyrC gene encoding dihydroorotase, whose amino-acid sequence is MTDQKITELTLRRPDDWHLHLRDGAMLQAVLPETARHFARAIVMPNLVPPVVTGAQAEAYRARIMAALPAGADFTPLMTLYLTEDTDPDDVAAAHAAGLITAVKLYPAGATTNSASGVRDFDRVRPVLDRMAEIGLPLCVHGEVTDGSVDIFDREAVFIDKMLKPMRKKNPDLRIVMEHVTTQDAVDYVRDTAKNLAATITTHHLIINRNHILAGGIKPHFYCLPVAKREAHRIALVQAAVSGDKRFFLGTDSAPHTDAGKLQACGCAGIFTATNTMSCLAEVFEAAGSLRQLEAFTSLNGPAFYRMKPNEGTITLTKGDPVTYPAQIDTGDGPVTVFDPGFPLHWRVS
- a CDS encoding AAA family ATPase → MTFDSIDAVQTALAAENYICPRPLATVVFLALKLGRPLFLEGEAGTGKTEIAKALSAALGRRLIRLQCYEGLDSASAVYEWNFAEQMIAIRTAEATGGTDRKALKSELFTEEYLIERPLLQAMRPQPGGAPVLLIDELDRTDAPFEAFLLEALSDFQVTIPELGTIKAPTPPIVILTSNRTREVHDALKRRCLYHWVDYPDFDRELDILHARAPEAAETLSREVVAFVQRLRTEDLFKKPGVAETIDWAKCLLALDVIDLSPAVIADTLGAILKYQDDIQKIEGSKAKQILEDARAAIPA
- a CDS encoding vWA domain-containing protein, with amino-acid sequence MVELADLALPDNPKLANNIAHFARALRRAGLPIGPGRVVDAIRAVEAAGFTERRDFYWTLHACFVSKREESTVFAQLFRLYWRDPRYLEQMMSFMSPMVRGVAEERTAQAAEKRAAEALLDGQERDTPEQEEPKEDEMLLDIDASQTISAQERLRTLDFEQMSLSEMHAARRILAQMSLPVKPLRSRRTQALPGRMPDWRGTQAAAMRRGGEIIDFATKRRRIRYPNLVVLCDISGSMSQYSRAVLHFVHGVANAQGQDWAQVHAFTFGTRLTNITRHLRTRDVDAALKAAGAEAQDWEGGTRIAACLHDFNRDWSRRVMGQGAVVLLITDGLDRDPAADLGREMQRLALSARQLIWLNPLLRWDGFAPKARGIAAMLPHVTSFRAGHNIASLAGLAEALSRPQDGGEKSRLMAALRDATQEPDPSPFAFTRATNTQT